A region of Gemmatimonadota bacterium DNA encodes the following proteins:
- a CDS encoding (Fe-S)-binding protein, translating to MEKPDQTEREKKYIPTGLIGTYMRRIAESDPFVREIQDEPSALRLYMDTCTKCGVCAQECPVYYGQPDKRMHPVERSRQVIRLYKKYTTFWGRFWNAIFPKPDFENNDAELFAERMYECLTCRRCAAFCPVGIDHSVISRVGRSLVDLMGLTPPSLAQGTHNSFETGNLEGASAEAFLDAIQFIEEELKEETGRDISIPLDREGAEIFFLPPSGDVLVYAENLMGMAKIFHAIGADWTMSSRAFDGSNFGFTTGNNFSMKYENKHYIDACEKLGCKIMVMGECGHAYRVMKFMASEGRWWGALPFEITSGFEYTAQLIRTGKLKLDPGKNPDPVTYHDACQFAAGCGIIEEPREILKAACTDYREMPDGGYTQWCCGGGGGLSALRSVRAFRMEVSGKKKAEQMRETDAKIVSTSCLQCRTQLKEIARYHKMPLRITGVHELVNNAIVLE from the coding sequence TTGGAAAAGCCAGATCAAACAGAACGAGAAAAAAAGTACATTCCAACAGGCCTGATTGGCACATATATGCGGCGCATCGCCGAATCAGACCCATTTGTCCGCGAGATTCAAGATGAACCATCGGCATTGCGCCTGTACATGGATACGTGTACCAAATGCGGAGTATGCGCGCAGGAATGTCCAGTGTATTACGGGCAGCCCGATAAGCGCATGCATCCTGTGGAACGCTCTCGGCAGGTGATTCGTTTATACAAAAAGTACACGACATTTTGGGGACGATTTTGGAACGCTATTTTTCCAAAGCCCGATTTTGAAAATAACGATGCCGAGTTATTTGCCGAGCGCATGTACGAGTGTTTGACGTGTCGGCGGTGTGCGGCATTTTGTCCTGTGGGAATCGATCATTCGGTGATCTCACGCGTTGGTCGCTCGCTTGTCGATTTAATGGGTTTGACGCCGCCATCCCTTGCCCAGGGCACGCACAATTCATTTGAAACAGGCAATTTGGAAGGCGCGTCAGCCGAGGCATTTCTGGATGCGATTCAATTTATCGAAGAAGAACTCAAGGAAGAAACAGGACGGGATATTTCAATTCCCTTAGACCGCGAAGGCGCAGAAATTTTCTTTTTGCCACCATCGGGCGATGTGCTGGTATATGCTGAAAATTTAATGGGTATGGCGAAAATTTTTCACGCTATAGGCGCCGATTGGACGATGAGCTCGCGGGCATTTGACGGATCGAATTTCGGATTCACGACCGGCAATAACTTTTCAATGAAGTACGAGAACAAGCACTACATCGACGCGTGCGAAAAATTGGGATGTAAGATCATGGTAATGGGCGAATGCGGGCATGCGTATCGGGTGATGAAGTTCATGGCCAGCGAAGGGCGATGGTGGGGTGCATTGCCTTTTGAGATTACCAGTGGCTTTGAATATACGGCACAACTCATTCGCACGGGCAAACTGAAATTGGACCCAGGCAAAAATCCCGATCCCGTGACCTATCACGACGCTTGCCAATTTGCTGCCGGATGTGGGATTATCGAGGAACCCAGAGAGATTTTGAAAGCAGCCTGTACCGATTACCGCGAGATGCCCGATGGCGGGTACACGCAGTGGTGTTGCGGTGGTGGTGGTGGGTTATCGGCACTCCGCTCAGTACGCGCATTTCGGATGGAGGTCTCTGGAAAAAAGAAAGCAGAACAAATGCGCGAGACAGATGCGAAAATCGTATCTACCTCGTGTTTGCAGTGCCGCACACAGCTCAAAGAAATCGCGCGCTATCACAAAATGCCACTGAGAATTACGGGTGTACACGAGTTGGTAAACAATGCGATTGTACTGGAATAG
- a CDS encoding aminotransferase class V-fold PLP-dependent enzyme: protein MSHLIYMDNAATTFPKPPTVLEDALAFYRKYGVNPGRSGTDLAREAEAMVAETRVSLASFFGATGSPDRLVFTHNASDALNIAIQGTLKSGDHVITTLLDHNSVLRPIYHLSKYDGIEATYVGFGADGFIDPEDIDRAIKPNTKLVVMTHASNVLGTVQPVAAVGAICHARGIIFCVDVAQTAGMLPIDMEAMQADILCFTGHKSLMGPTGTGGMYVRGEVTIAPLRYGGTGVRSEYPDHLDEYPWRLECGTGNLMGIAGLLYAQKWMQREGVENIHAREMALFKQLVNGLREVDGTILYCAENLEQHVPVLSVNIEGMTANNVGTLLDVKFNVATRTGLQCAPKVHETLGTKAIKGTVRLSLGPFNTEAQIETVIEGLSDISQRHGRRDVQLHQQVKGQVRNGV, encoded by the coding sequence ATGTCTCATTTAATTTACATGGACAATGCGGCAACGACGTTTCCAAAGCCCCCTACTGTGCTGGAAGACGCGCTGGCGTTCTATCGAAAATACGGAGTAAACCCCGGGCGCAGTGGCACGGATCTGGCGCGAGAGGCCGAGGCTATGGTTGCCGAGACGCGGGTATCGCTCGCTTCGTTTTTTGGCGCCACGGGCAGTCCCGATAGGCTTGTGTTTACACACAATGCCTCAGATGCGTTGAATATTGCGATACAGGGCACGTTGAAATCCGGTGATCACGTAATTACAACGCTCCTGGATCACAATTCGGTTTTGCGCCCCATTTATCATCTGTCAAAATACGACGGAATTGAGGCGACTTATGTGGGCTTTGGAGCAGATGGCTTTATCGACCCCGAGGATATTGATAGGGCGATCAAACCCAATACGAAACTCGTGGTGATGACCCATGCATCCAATGTACTGGGCACTGTGCAACCCGTAGCAGCGGTCGGCGCAATCTGCCATGCACGCGGTATAATTTTCTGCGTTGATGTGGCTCAAACAGCGGGCATGTTACCCATTGATATGGAGGCGATGCAGGCCGATATTTTGTGTTTTACCGGACACAAGTCACTTATGGGGCCAACGGGTACTGGTGGGATGTACGTGCGCGGAGAGGTGACTATTGCACCGTTGCGATACGGCGGAACAGGTGTGCGGTCGGAGTATCCTGATCACCTCGACGAGTATCCTTGGCGATTGGAGTGTGGCACGGGCAATCTGATGGGCATTGCGGGGCTATTATACGCACAGAAATGGATGCAGCGCGAAGGCGTGGAAAATATTCATGCACGCGAGATGGCTTTATTCAAACAACTGGTCAATGGCCTGCGCGAAGTCGATGGGACCATTTTGTATTGCGCTGAAAATCTCGAACAACACGTGCCCGTACTATCGGTCAATATCGAAGGGATGACCGCGAACAATGTGGGCACCTTGCTGGATGTGAAGTTCAATGTAGCAACGCGCACGGGACTGCAATGCGCGCCAAAGGTACATGAAACCCTGGGCACGAAAGCGATAAAGGGCACTGTGCGACTTTCGCTGGGTCCTTTCAATACCGAAGCGCAAATTGAAACTGTGATCGAGGGCTTGAGCGATATTTCCCAACGACACGGACGACGCGATGTACAATTGCACCAGCAGGTAAAAGGTCAGGTGCGGAATGGCGTATGA
- a CDS encoding TusE/DsrC/DsvC family sulfur relay protein, translating to MAYEIVTLGGKEIEVDEDGFIQQPERWDEDVARDLAQQDGIEEMTKDHWQVVYYIRNYWLKFEIAPLIRRLCKETEKDIDTIYDLFSAGPADGACKIAGLPTPTGCT from the coding sequence ATGGCGTATGAGATTGTGACGTTGGGAGGCAAAGAAATTGAGGTGGATGAGGATGGGTTTATCCAACAGCCTGAGCGTTGGGACGAAGATGTGGCGCGCGATCTGGCCCAACAAGATGGCATTGAGGAGATGACCAAAGATCACTGGCAGGTAGTGTATTATATCCGCAATTATTGGTTGAAATTCGAAATCGCTCCATTGATCCGCCGCCTGTGCAAAGAGACAGAGAAAGATATCGATACGATTTACGATCTGTTTTCCGCAGGTCCCGCAGATGGCGCGTGTAAAATCGCAGGTTTGCCAACGCCTACAGGGTGTACGTGA